In the Acidobacteriota bacterium genome, CCGATTCAAATCTCATCTTGCCGCCCGGCACAACGCACGCAACCTTTCCATACTTCCCGGTGATCGCGCTAAAATATCTCTTTAGATATCGCCGCGGAAGGACGACAATGATCTCGCTGATTTCATCTATCTCTTGAAAAGGGATGATGGCATTTTCCAGAACGGTCTTGCCGGCTATCCTTAGGAACTGCTTCGGGAGAGTTGTACCCAGGCGCTTCCCCTCGCCCCCGGCAGCGATGATGGCTTTGACGATTTGTTTTCTTCCTGACAAGTCGTTTAAGGATCAGAGTTCCATGAGCTCTTTGTTCTTGTTTTTGACGAGATCATCTATCTTCATGACGAATTTATCCGTTATCTTCTGAATCTCATCATAACTCTTGTGCTCTTCATCCTGCGATATCTTTTTATCTTTCTCCAGCATCTTGATCTCTTCGTTGCCATCACGCCTAATCTGCCTGAGAGCCGTCTTCCCCTCCTCTCCAATCTGGTTGACTTTCTTGCCGAGCTGCTTCCTGCGCTCCTCCGTCAGGGGAGGAATGGGGATTCGGATGACCTTTCCATCGCTGATCGGATTCAGACCAAGATCAGCCTTCAGGATGGCTTTCTCAATCGCTTCCATGACACTCGGGTCGAAGGGATGAGCGATGATCATGGCGGGATCCGGGATTGAGAGTTTGGATATCTGACTGATTGGAGTTTCGGTTCCATAGTAGTTGACGGTCACGCCATTGAGGATTGCCAGGGATGCTCTCCCCGTTCTGATGACAGCAAGTTTGTGTTTCACGTCTTCGATTGTCAGGTTCATCCTCTTCTCTATTTTTGAAATGCATTCTTTCTGCATATCAGGACTCCTTGATGATCGAACCGACATCCTCTCCCAGAATGATCCGTTTTATGTTTCCCTTCTTTCGGATGTTAAAGACTATAATCGGCAGCCGGTTATCCATGCACAGTGAAATGGCGGTGGAATCGATCACCTTCAACCCTTTTTCCAGAACTCCCAGATATGAGATAGATTTGATCAGCTTCGCATCGGGGTGCTTCTCGGGGTCATTGGTGTAGATCCCATCGACTTTGGTTGCCTTCAGGAGGACCTCCGCCTTCACTTCCATGGCTCGCAGGGCAGCGGCGCTGTCAGTCGTGAAGAAGGGGTTGCCCGTTCCGGCTGCCATGATGATGACCCTCTTCTTTTCCAGGTGACGGATAGCCCTCCGCCTGTAGAACGGTTCGGCAACAGCTCTCACCTCAATGGCGGAAAGGACGCGAGTGACAAGGCCCAGTTTTTCCAGAGAATCCTGGATGGCCAGTGCATTGATAATTGTGGCAAGCATCCCCATATGGTCCGCGGCCACGCGATCCATGCCGACAGCGCGAGCAGATACGCCACGGAAGATGTTTCCCCCGCCAATGACGAGGGCTACCTCCACTCCGAGATCATAAACTTCCCGGATTTCTTCGGAGATGGATTCGATTGTGCTGGCGCTGATCCCGTACCCCTCGGTTCCCATCAGCGCCTCACCGCTTAGCTTGAGCAGAATCCTATTGTACTTAAGGCTTCGTTCAGGAAGGTCTGTCACCGGTCACTCCCGTGTTATGGCAAAGTTAACAGCTAACTGTTACCCTCTCCAAGAGCAAACCGTACGAATCTCTTCACCTGAATGTTCTCGCCGATCTTCGAAATGAGGGAGGCGATGTGATCTTTCACCGTGACGTCCATGTTCTTGACGAAGGGTTGTTCAAGGAGGCAAGCTTCCGCATAGAACTTTTCCATTTTTCCATCGACGATTTTCTCCAACACCTTTTCGGGCTTTCCTGAAGCCGCCGCCTGACTCCTGTAGATCTCCCTCTCGGCTATAAGAACCTCTTCGGTGACCTGCTCTCTACCAACAAACCGTGGAGATGAAGCGGCGATCTGCATGGCAAGATCTTTGACGAGCTGCTGGAAATCCGCGGTCCTGGCTACGAAATCGGTCTCGCAACTGACCTCCAGGAGCACGCCGATCTTCCCGCCAGGATGGATGTATGAACCGATGATTCCTTCGGAAGTCGTCCTGCCCGACTTCTTGAAAGCCGCGGCCAGTCCCTTCTTCCTTAGAATCTTGACCGCTTCATCGACGTTCCCTTTCGCCTCACTGAGAGCCACCTTGCAGTCCATGACTCCCGCGCCGGTCTTTTCACGAAGCTCCTTGACAAGCCCCGCGCTGATATTTGCCTGATCTCCCGCGTTCATTGTGATTTCTAACCTTTCTTTTTATCGCCTTTGGGCTCCCGGAATCCTTTCTTATCCCGGCTCCTGGCAAGCTTGATCATCTTCTCCCGCGTTTTTACTACATCAGTTTCCTTGTCAACCTCTTCATGTTCGAGCTCGGCTTTCGCCATCTTGGCTGCTACGATCTCCTTCCTGATCTCTCTCATCCTTGAGATCGATGCCGCCCTCTCTGCCTCTGCCAGCTTTTCTTTCTCAGCAATCTCATCCTTCTTCGCGCTGATGAAGAGATTGACTCCTTCGATGACTGAATCGGCGATCTTGGAGGTGAAGAGCTTAATGGCCCTGATGGCATCATCGTTACCAGGAATGACATAATCGATGTTCTCAGGGTCACAGTTGGTATCCACGACCGCGACGATGGGAATTCCTATCTTGGACGCCTCGCTGACGGCGATCCTTTCCTTCTTGGGATCGACGATGAAAATGGCATCCGGGAGCGATTCCAGAGTCCGGATCCCGCTAAGCACCTTTTCCAGTTTGACCCTCTCCTTTTCCAGCCTGGCTCTCTCCTTCTTGCTGAGATTCCCATGATTCTCCGGCTTGAGGATCTCTTCGAGTTTGTTTAGCCTGTTTACGCCCTTGATCACCGTGCGAAAGTTCGTCAGAAGTCCGCCGAGCCATCTCTGATTCACGAAGGGCATTCCGCAGCGGACGGCCTCCTCACTGATGACGTCTTGAGCCTGCCTTTTCGTCCCAAGAAAGATGATTTTGTTTCCACGAGATGCCAGCTCGGTAACGAAATTGGCGGCTTCGCGGAATTTATCCAGGGTTTTCTGAAGATCGATGATGTAAATATTGTTCCTCTGGCCAAAAATGTAAGGCTTCATCTTCGGGTTCCAGCGTTTTGTCTGATGCCCGAAATGAACCCCCGCTTCTAGCAGTTCCTTCAATTCTACTGATGCCAAGTTCCCTCCAGAAAAGAATGATTAACGTTTCGAGTACTGGAATCTCTTCCTGGCCCCCTTCTGGCCGTATTTCTTTCGTTCCTTCGCCCTCGGGTCGCGCGTCAGGAAGCCTTCCACTTTTAACTTCTTCCGAAGCTCTTTGTTGTATTCGAGAAGGGCCTTGGCGATGCCATGCCGGACTGCACCAGCCTGGCCGCTTATCCCTCCTCCATTGACGGTGATTTTGATGTCGAACTTATCGATCGTATCTGTCACGGCAAGAGGCTGCTTGATGATCATCTTGATGGCCTTGCTCGGGAAATACTTATCGAAGCTCTCCTCGTTGACTGTGATGTTCCCGCTTCCGGGGCGAAGGAAGACCCTCGCAACAGACGTCTTTCTTCTTCCCGTCCCATAGTATTGAATAACGCTTGACATGAACACCTCTTATTAAAGTTTTATCTCTTCCGGTCTCTGCGCAGCATGGGGATGTTCACTCCCGGGATAGACCTTGAGCTTCTTTAACATGGCCTTTCCGAGTTTTGTCTTGGGCAGCATGCCCCACACGGCCATCTCGATTACCATCTCCGGATTCCGCGAAAGAAGCTTTCCTGCCGCGATCTCCTTGAGACCCCCCGGATATCCCGAGTAATGCCTGTACATCTTTTCTTCAAGTTTGTTGCCGGTCAGGACAACCTTGGATGCATTGATGATGATAACATGATCACCC is a window encoding:
- the frr gene encoding ribosome recycling factor: MQKECISKIEKRMNLTIEDVKHKLAVIRTGRASLAILNGVTVNYYGTETPISQISKLSIPDPAMIIAHPFDPSVMEAIEKAILKADLGLNPISDGKVIRIPIPPLTEERRKQLGKKVNQIGEEGKTALRQIRRDGNEEIKMLEKDKKISQDEEHKSYDEIQKITDKFVMKIDDLVKNKNKELMEL
- the pyrH gene encoding UMP kinase — encoded protein: MTDLPERSLKYNRILLKLSGEALMGTEGYGISASTIESISEEIREVYDLGVEVALVIGGGNIFRGVSARAVGMDRVAADHMGMLATIINALAIQDSLEKLGLVTRVLSAIEVRAVAEPFYRRRAIRHLEKKRVIIMAAGTGNPFFTTDSAAALRAMEVKAEVLLKATKVDGIYTNDPEKHPDAKLIKSISYLGVLEKGLKVIDSTAISLCMDNRLPIIVFNIRKKGNIKRIILGEDVGSIIKES
- the tsf gene encoding translation elongation factor Ts; the protein is MNAGDQANISAGLVKELREKTGAGVMDCKVALSEAKGNVDEAVKILRKKGLAAAFKKSGRTTSEGIIGSYIHPGGKIGVLLEVSCETDFVARTADFQQLVKDLAMQIAASSPRFVGREQVTEEVLIAEREIYRSQAAASGKPEKVLEKIVDGKMEKFYAEACLLEQPFVKNMDVTVKDHIASLISKIGENIQVKRFVRFALGEGNS
- the rpsB gene encoding 30S ribosomal protein S2, which translates into the protein MASVELKELLEAGVHFGHQTKRWNPKMKPYIFGQRNNIYIIDLQKTLDKFREAANFVTELASRGNKIIFLGTKRQAQDVISEEAVRCGMPFVNQRWLGGLLTNFRTVIKGVNRLNKLEEILKPENHGNLSKKERARLEKERVKLEKVLSGIRTLESLPDAIFIVDPKKERIAVSEASKIGIPIVAVVDTNCDPENIDYVIPGNDDAIRAIKLFTSKIADSVIEGVNLFISAKKDEIAEKEKLAEAERAASISRMREIRKEIVAAKMAKAELEHEEVDKETDVVKTREKMIKLARSRDKKGFREPKGDKKKG
- the rpsI gene encoding 30S ribosomal protein S9 is translated as MSSVIQYYGTGRRKTSVARVFLRPGSGNITVNEESFDKYFPSKAIKMIIKQPLAVTDTIDKFDIKITVNGGGISGQAGAVRHGIAKALLEYNKELRKKLKVEGFLTRDPRAKERKKYGQKGARKRFQYSKR
- the rplM gene encoding 50S ribosomal protein L13, with protein sequence MKTYVPSKGEIEKKWWLVNAEGKTLGRLCTKVVEYLTGKKKATYAPFIDVGDHVIIINASKVVLTGNKLEEKMYRHYSGYPGGLKEIAAGKLLSRNPEMVIEMAVWGMLPKTKLGKAMLKKLKVYPGSEHPHAAQRPEEIKL